A stretch of the Lactuca sativa cultivar Salinas chromosome 9, Lsat_Salinas_v11, whole genome shotgun sequence genome encodes the following:
- the LOC111889771 gene encoding isoflavone reductase homolog A622-like gives MASKILIIGGTGYIGRYLVEASLKEGHPTFILTRPTTTKDDEKTKLLDDFESRGVELVYGDLDDYEKLLEAVKKVDVVISTVSGKSAAAQDKLIEAIKEAGNVKRFLPSEFGLDVDHGILDGPVDPAKSIFEGKAKIRRKIEAENIPHTLVVCNGFAKYFLPKIGLMKTEKEIIILGNGNVKVVFVKEEDIALITIKTVDDPRTLNKALIFRPPGNTMSFNEVVSIWESKIGKTFDRIYVTDEEALKEIEDSPGKNIMSSISYSTFIKGSATSFIIEPSFGVEASELYPDVNITTIEKYLDEYV, from the exons ATGGCAAGCAAGATCTTGATCATCGGAGGGACTGGATACATCGGAAGGTATTTAGTAGAAGCAAGCCTCAAAGAAGGGCATCcaacttttattttgacaagaCCAACCACAACTAAAGATGACGAAAAAACCAAGCTTCTAGACGATTTCGAAAGTCGCGGTGTAGAACTAGTTTAT GGAGATCTAGATGATTATGAAAAGTTGTTGGAGGCAGTGAAGAAAGTTGATGTTGTGATCTCGACAGTAAGTGGGAAATCCGCAGCTGCGCAAGACAAACTAATTGAAGCCATCAAAGAAGCTGGAAATGTCAag AGATTTTTACCTTCGGAATTCGGACTTGATGTGGACCATGGGATTTTGGATGGACCGGTCGACCCAGCCAAGAGCATATTTGAGGGAAAAGCGAAAATTCGTAGGAAGATCGAAGCTGAAAATATCCCACATACTCTTGTAGTATGCAATGGTTTTGCAAAATATTTTCTGCCCAAAATCGGCCTGATGAAGACCGAAAAAGAAATCATCATCCTTGGGAATGGAAATGTAAAAG TTGTTTTCGTCAAAGAAGAGGATATAGCATTGATTACTATCAAAACAGTCGATGACCCACGTACCCTGAATAAGGCCCTGATATTTAGACCTCCGGGCAATACAATGTCATttaatgaagttgtttccatatgGGAAAGCAAAATCGGCAAGACCTTCGATAGGATATATGTTACCGATGAGGAAGCTCTCAAAGAAATTGAAG ACTCTCCCGGCAAAAACATCATGTCGTCTATATCATATTCGACTTTTATTAAAGGAAGTGCGACCAGCTTCATAATTGAACCTTCATTTGGTGTGGAGGCTAGCGAACTCTACCCGGATGTTAATATCACCACAATCGAAAAATATCTTGACGaatatgtttaa